One Meleagris gallopavo isolate NT-WF06-2002-E0010 breed Aviagen turkey brand Nicholas breeding stock unplaced genomic scaffold, Turkey_5.1 ChrUn_random_7180001951337, whole genome shotgun sequence DNA window includes the following coding sequences:
- the PRR16 gene encoding protein Largen, translating to MTDSSKTDTLNSSSSSTTASSLEKVKVRGSTPLIKPPVHSSAILTVLRKPNPPPPPPRLTPVKCEKPLRPPPSANPVKTNGTLPRNGPSHIPNGDLCCIPNSNLDSVAIPPLMHRPEKERCPQAGARERVRFSEKVQYHGYCPDCDVRYNIKNREVHLHSEPAHLLRALPHQCPPLPPPPPPLPPFPLENGGLGISSSNSFPPPRPVTVPPQTAAKPQKTILRKSTTTTV from the coding sequence ATGACAGACAGTTCCAAAACAGACACACtcaacagcagctccagcagcacaacagcctccagcctggagaaggtgAAGGTGCGGGGCAGTACTCCACTCATCAAGCCGCCTGTGCATTCCTCTGCTATCCTCACCGTGCTGCGGAAGCCAAATCCGCCTCCCCCCCCTCCACGACTGACACCTGTCAAGTGTGAAAAGCCTCTGAGGCCACCCCCTTCGGCCAACCCTGTCAAGACTAATGGTACCCTGCCACGAAATGGACCCAGCCATATCCCAAATGGGGATTTGTGCTGTATACCAAACAGTAATTTGGACAGTGTCGCGATTCCACCTCTAATGCACAGACCTGAGAAAGAGCGGTGTCCTCAGGCAGGAGCGAGGGAACGGGTACGATTTAGTGAAAAAGTGCAGTATCACGGCTATTGCCCAGACTGTGACGTTCGATATAACATTAAAAACAGGGAGGTGCACTTGCACAGCGAGCCTGCCCATCTTCTGAGAGCGCTGCCTCatcagtgccctcctctgccACCCCCACCGCCTCCGCTGCCTCCGTTTCCTCTAGAAAATGGAGGGCTGGGGATAAGTTCCAGTAACAGCTTTCCTCCTCCGAGACCTGTTACTGTGCCTCCACAAACTGCAGCAAAACCCCAGAAGACCATCTTGAGGAAGTCGACCACTACAACAGTGTGA